The DNA region AGCCGCCGAGACCAGGGCGGCCGGGTGGGTGCGGCGCAGCCGGGTGGCGGTGGCGAGTTCCTGGGCGGGGTCGTACGACCGCAGCTCGTCCAGCAGCGCGGCGCCCTCGGGGGTGCGCAGGGCCATGAAGGCGGCGATGGCGTCTCCCCCGCTCGAGCGAAGCCGAGAGCTTGGGGAAGGGTCGTGGGCGTCGGACCGGTCGTCGGCGGACGGGTCGTTCGGGGCGAAAGCGTTCACCCGCCCCATTGTGAGCCAGCCGGGTAGACCGGCGGGCCCGGCGGCGGTGTCGGGCCGGGAGGCCGATCACGTGCTGGCAGTATGCGGCGCCATGCAGCTTGTACGACAAAAGGAAAAAAACACCACGAAGTGGCGCGGATCGGTCGCGCCCGATTCCGGACGGGGAGGGGGCTCCGGCGGGCACCGGCCCGCCTGCGCCGTCCTGGCCGCACTCCTGGTCGCCGCGGTCGGCTCCGGCTGCGCCTCCGGGGCCGGCGGGCAGGCGGGCGACACCGGGCACCGGGACCGGCCCCTTGCCGGGAACCCGGGCCAAGAACCCGCCGCCGGACACCCGGGCGGCCCCGGGCAACGTGCCGGTCAGGGCCGCGTACCCGGCGGAGCCCATGAGAACGCGCAGTTCAGCCCGGCCGTGCGGGCGGCGCTCGCCAAGAAGTGGGGGCTGGAGAAGCCGCCGCTGATCGCACCGCAACCGCCCGCCGTGAAACCGCGCATCACCACCCGCGAGGGCTTCGAGGTGGAGGGCGGCGACGACTCGCTGCCGCCGGTCTTCACCACCGTCCCGACCAAGGACCGCGTCGTCTTCCTGACGATGGACGACGGTTCCGAGAAGGACCCCGAGCTG from Streptomyces sp. NBC_01591 includes:
- a CDS encoding polysaccharide deacetylase family protein, with product MQLVRQKEKNTTKWRGSVAPDSGRGGGSGGHRPACAVLAALLVAAVGSGCASGAGGQAGDTGHRDRPLAGNPGQEPAAGHPGGPGQRAGQGRVPGGAHENAQFSPAVRAALAKKWGLEKPPLIAPQPPAVKPRITTREGFEVEGGDDSLPPVFTTVPTKDRVVFLTMDDGSEKDPELLQMMDELDIPYSAFLSDYEVSDNYGYFGEAQRLGVTLNNHTLNHPYLPGLSYAEQEREICDQQDIIEKQFGKRPILFRPPYGNYNGDTLRIAKSCGIKAVPLWNAEAFPDRMEWREEDEDLHPGDIILTHFRGRGEWDGSMADLVRAVMKTVTDRGYAVARLEDYV